TGACTCAGGACAGGCTCGAATCCATCAGTGAGCTGTCTCCCACCACTATTCCCCTGTACGAAGAAAACCGTAAAGCTAAGGAGCTGCCCCGACCCATGGTGATGCCTTCCGACTCTCCGGGCGGAGAAGCGGCTGCAGAAGAAAAGAATGAGTCCGGTGAAGTTTCTGCCGATACTCCTGAATCAGAGCGGGTTCCTTTGTCGGAGCGTCCTGCTTCCGACCCTTCTGTTTCTGCGCCGGATGGGGAGAGCGACTTTGATGCATGAGATAGTTGCGGAAAAACTGGGTCTTTCCCTTGGTTGTCGGCGGGAGCTTGTGCTTTCTATCATGAAGGAGGGTGAAGAGGGACTTGTGGAGGGGCTTATCAAGGCCCGGGCAGGGGATGAACGAAGTGTTCTGGCTGCCGTATCCGAGGCCTTTCATATTCCTCTGATGCTGGAAATAGAGCCGGGTTCCATGGATTTTGCCCGGAAGGTACCCATTCATTTTTTAAAACGTCATCTGCTTCTTCCCATGGAGGGTGAGGGCCGGGTTATCATGCATGATCCCTTGTCCCTTGAGGCTGCGGGAGACCTCTGTCCTCTGCTGGGAACGGAGCCTCTGTCTCCGGTGCTGGCTCCCAGAGCCCGCATTCTTGCGGCCATCAATCAGGCTTATGACGAGGCCAGAGGCTCTGCGGAAGAGCTGGCCCAGAACCTGGAAGAGGAGTCCGGAGATTCCATTCTCAGCGAGATCGAGGAAGCGGCTGATCTTCTGGATGACAGCAACGATGCTCCCATTATCAAGCTTGTCAATCACATTATTGCCCAAGCTGTCAAAGCCAAGGCCTCGGATATTCACATTGAGCCCTACCAGGACCGCTTTGTGATCCGTTATCGTATGGATGGCATGCTCTATGAGCTTATGCGTCCTGCCAAGTGGATGCAGGCACCACTTGTTTCCCGTATTAAAATTATGGCCAAGCTCAATATTGCGGAAAAACGGCTGCCTCAGGACGGGCGTCTTGAGGTGAAAATCGGGGGGCAGTCCGTGGATGTCCGTATCTCCACCGTACCCACAGCTTTTGGTGAAAGGGTGGTGCTGCGTCTTCTCAACAAAGCGGGCAACCTGCTGACCCTGTCGGATTTCGGTATGGCAGCGGATACCTACCAGACCATTCAACGGCTGATTCATCAGCCCAATGGGATTATTCTTGTAACCGGTCCCACGGGCAGCGGTAAAACGACCACCCTTTATGCGGCACTTTCGGAGATTAACCGGGAAGATCTGAATATTGTCACGATTGAGGATCCCGTGGAATATCGTATCCCCGGTATCGGTCAGATTCAGGTGAGTCCTAAAATCGGCCTGACTTTTGCCAAAGGGCTGCGCTCCATTGTCCGCCAGGATCCGGACGTCATTCTTGTGGGAGAAATCAGGGATCAGGAAACAGCAGAAATAGCCGTGCAATCTGCCCTGACCGGTCATTTGGTTTTTTCCACCCTCCATACCAATGATTCGGCCAGTGCCATTACCCGCCTTGTGGATATTGGCATAGAGCCCTTCCTGATTGCTTCGGCTGTAAAGGCTGTCATGGCCCAGCGTCTTGTACGGATTCTCTGCCCGGAATGCAAAATTCCCTATCAGCCTTTACCGGAGGAAATCGATACTCTCGGGCCAGAAGGCGAGTGCCTGAGGAGCAGGGAGGTCTTTCAGCCGGTGGGCTGTACTGCCTGCCTGCAGACAGGATACAGGGGACGCATGAGTATTTATGAAATTATGGAGATGGACAGCACCCTGAAAAAGCTTGTTTTAAAGACATCCGATGCCAACCCCATTCAGAATGCGGCCGTACGGGCAGGGATGGTGACCTTGCGTAAGGATGGTATTCGTAAAATAGGAGAGGGGCTTACCACCATAGCAGAAGTGTTACGGGTTTCATGAAGCGGCACCTGTCTCTAACGCTTGTGATTGTTGGTTGTCACTGTCTGAAGTCCGGGGGTAATTTTCATTGAGTAGGGCAGAAGGTCTGGGCCCTGTGGTCTGTTACATCATGATACGAAGTCTGCCCCGCATTTATGGGTGGGAGAACAGGTTTGTATGAAGAGATTCTTTTGGTTTTTCTGGGGAGTCTGTTTTCTGGTTTTATCCAATGTTCATGCCGAGGAACAAAGCGGCTGCAGAGAAAGGGCCCTTTTTGACTATGGCATCAGCCGGTACGGGGCAGGCCTCTGGGATCTGGCGGCTTCGGGGCTGGATCGGTTTCTTTTTTTCTGCCCGGAAGATGAAAAAAGGGATGCAGCCGCAATCTTCATTGCCCGTTGCCTGTCACAGCAAGGCCACCATGGGGAGTCTGCGGATCTTCTGCGCAGGGTTCACCGGGAAGGGGGGGCAGAAGCATCCCTTGCCGGGCTTCTGCTGGCTTCTCTTTATGCGGAAACGGGAGAAGCCGGCCAAGCCGTGTTATGGGCGGAAAATGTAGTGAGAACCACGGCAGACAGTGGTGAGCGGATTACGGGGCTCTGGATAGCGGGGGGGCAGTATCTGAAGGCGGGAGATCCCCATGGTGCGGCGGCAAGGTGGGATCTGCTGCCGGAAGAAGAGCGCAGACAGGCGGAAAATCTCTGGGTCGCCTGGCAGGATAAGCCGGAAGATGGAAAAAAAAATCCTGTTTTAGCAGGTATACTGGGGGTAGTTCCCGGTGGCGGTTATTTTTATACCGGCAGAAAGCAGGCCGGGACCATGGCTTTTGGCCTTACCATTGGTATGGGAGCCGCCGCATGGGAAGCTTTTGATCAGGACCTTCCGGTTCTCGGTACCTTTCTGGCCCTTGTTACCCTGGGTTTTTACGGTGGCAGCATGAAGGGGGGCATGGAGGAAGCCCGCATGATGAATCGGAATATGGATGCCGCCCATGAAGAAGCGGTGCTGGCTGGTAACCGGAAGGAGGAGGTTTTTTCCCTTGGTGGAGGCAGTATCCGTATATCCCTTCCTTTTTAACCGATGCCTTTCTACGGGAATCGCCGCCTCCAGTCCAGTGCTTCCCGCATCAGTGCCCCGGATGTGCAGACATTCAGTTTCTTTTTGATGGTTTCCCTGTAGCTGCCTACGGTTTTGACACTGATACCCAGAAGATCGGCAATTTCTTTTCTCTGAAACCCCTTTCCCATGAGCTGGAACACTTCCAGCTCCCTGTCCGAAAGGCTTTCCACGGGGTGGCTTGCGGGGTCGGTTTTCCGGGTTAACCGGCCCACCATGCGACTGACCATGGTGTCACTGGCATAGATACGGCCGGAAAGCACCTGACGTATGGCCTGTATCACCGTATCGCTCATTTCGCCTTTCATAATATAACCCATGGCCCCCAGCCGGAAGGCTCTCTCCGCATAGAGGGATTCATCGTGCATGGATATGATGAGGGTTGGCAGGCCGGGTCTTGCGGTCTGGACTTCGGCAAGAAGTTCCAGGCCGCTTTTGTCTTTGAGGGTGATGTCAATGATGACCATATCCGGATCAAGACGTACCAGCTTCTGCTGGGCGGTGTCCACATCCTCTGCTTCTCCGCATACTTCCATATCTTTTTCTTCGTTGATGAGCTGGGCCAGACCTTTACGGAAAACGGGATGATCATCCACAATCAGGATGCGTGCGGTATGAGGCATAGGATTTCTACTCCTGGATGAAGGTTGCGGATCTCAAATTCCGCTCCGATGCGACGGGCTCTGTGGGCCATAATACCCAGTCCCATGCCCTGATCCGGCAGAGGATCGGGCAGTCCCTTGCCATTGTCCTGAATGCGAAGGCAGATATGCTGTCCGTGGCAGGAAAGCTCCATATGAATGCGTTCGGCCCTGCCGTGACGCAGGGCATTACTGATGGCTTCCTGGGCAATGCGGTAGAGGTTGATGGCCGTATTGTGATCCATTTTCATGTCACGGGTCAGTGCTTCCATGTGGCAGCGGACATGAAACACATTGTCAATCTGTTCTGCCAGCTGGGAAAGGGCCGTCCCCAGTCCTCCGGCATCCATATTTACCGGACAGAGGCCCTTGGCCATGTCGCGGGTTTTGGTGGTGGCGGAACGGATGAGATCCGTGATCTCTCCGGCAAGGGCAGCGGCGGGGTTTTGGGCTATGGTCAGCCGTTTATGGAGAAGGCGCGCCATGGCCTCCACACCCACAAGGTGCTGGCCCAGATCGTCGTGGAGATCATAACCGATTTTTCGCCGTTCTTCTTCTCCTGTGCGCAGAATTTCCTTTTCCAGTCTGCGTTGCTCCGTAATATCCAGAATGGCGTTGAGCATGCAGGGTACACCACCAAGGTCAACTATATCCGCAGAAAGATTGGCATTGCGGATGTCACCGCTATGGGTTCGGTAGACAATTTCCCGTTGATGAAACTGACCCCTGGCAAGAAGCTCCCTTGCCAGATTTTTAAAAAGCCCTGTGTCCGGCCAGAAATCCATATCCCGTATGCGGGAGCCAATAATGGCCTGCCTTGGATACCCGGCTATTTTAATAAAGGTATCATTGACGTCCAGAATTCGGCCTTCGGACATGGTGGCAATCATCATGGCAACGGGAGTGGACTGAAAGGCTTTGGCAAATTTTTCTTCGGATTTGCGAAGGGCTTCTTCGGTTTTTCTGCGTTGGGTGATGTCCAGAACGGAGGCGATGCTTTGCTGGGTACCGGGAATCATGGCCACAGTCATGGTGGCGATGAGCCGTTCGCCGTTTTTATTTTTCAGTCGGCACTCATAGGTTCTGGGAGCGGCGGAAGGATTGATTCGGCGCAGGTGGTGATAGCGTTTCATGCGTTCACGGTCTTCCACATTTTCCACAAAAACCGTCCAGACCTGTCGGCCTTCCACCTCATGACGGCTGAAACCCGACAGTCTTTCAAATTCCGCATTCACCATGGCAATGGTGGCGTCTTCTTCGATGAGGATGGTGGCAGTCCCCGTATTGGCAAACACGGTACGGTAGGTTTCCTCGGATTTGGCAAGATCTTTCTGTGCCCTGCGCAGACCGGCGGCATCGCCTTCCAGCCTGCGGATACGGCGCTCCAGTTTCTGTCTCTGCAGGCGAAGGAGGCGGTGTTGTCTGAACGGAGAGCAGAGAGGTGTCATGATATGGATCTCCCGTATAAAAAAATAGAATGGAAACAAGATAGCCCTTCCTGTGCTTTGAAGTCCATATAAATGAAGGTGGGAGCTTATTCCTGCGTATTGTGCGGGGTTGGATCAGGGTCTTTTGCCTAGGGGGAAAAGGGTTTTTGAACCGTAGGGATATCGGTGGATGCCGGATTCTTTTTACTGACAGTGGGGGCTATATTGTCAGAATAGGAGTATGCGCTGTAACCAGACCTTTTTTCAAGGAGGAAAGCCCATGGCAGCAGAAACGCGCTTTATGGCCGATGTGGAAGCCTGTGTGGATGCCATCATTGAAACCGTAGGCAGGGATGTGGTGCTGGGCATGCCCCTTGCTCTGGGAAAGTCTCACCATGTGACCAATGCCCTGTATGCCCGCGCCAAGGCTGATCCGGACATGAGTCTTACCATTCTCACGGCTCTGGCTTTGGAAAAGCCCTCTCCCTCCAGTGAGCTGGAGAGACGTATGCTGGAACCCATGGTGGACCGCATCTGGAAGGGTGTACCGGATTTTGATTATATGAAGGATTACAGGCAGGGCCGTCTCCCGGATAATGTGAAAATCCGGGAGTTTTTTTACAAGGCGGGCAGTTACATGAACATGCCCGAAGCCCAGCAGGAGTATATCAGCAGCAATTATACCCATGTGGTCCGGGATCTGGAGGTCAACGCCATCAATGTCTACTGCCATATTGTAGCCAAAGGCGAGGAAAACGGACGGTTGATGTTCAGTGATTCCTGTAACTCCGACCTCGGGCGTGACGTTATTGCCTATATGGAGAGGGCAAAGGCCGCAGGCCGCAAAGTCGTTCATGTGGCCCATGTGAACCGCCATCTTCCATTCATGTACGGTGATGCGGTGAACGGGCCGGAAGTTTTTGACATGGTGCTGGAGGGGGAAGCTATGCACACGCCCCTGTTTTCCGTTCCCAAGGCTTCCGTAGCTCCGGCGGATCATGCCATCGGCCTCCATGTGAGCAGCCTGATCCGTGACGGAGGCACCCTGCAGATCGGTATCGGTGCTCTGGGAGATGCCATAGCCGATAGCCTGATTCTGCGCCATGAGCACAATGATGTATACAGGAACCTTCTGGCTGATGCGGGAATTGATGAACAGTACGGAGATCTGGTGGATAGCCTTGGAGGCCGTGCACCTTTTGAAAAAGGGCTGTACGGCGCAACGGAAATGCTGGTGGAAGCCTTTCTGTATCTCTATCATGCTGGCATCCTGAAGCGAAAGGTTTATGGCAGTGAACCGGTCCAGAGGCTGGTTAATGAAGGAAAGCTTGCGGAAAGGGTTCATCCGGAGGCACTGGCTCTGTTGCTGGGAGAAAAACCATTTTATCCCATGCTGACGCTGGAAGATTTCAGTCTGTTGCAGCATTACGGATTGTTCCGGGAAGAGCTGGTGTATGATGATTTTTCCATATGCGAATCTTCCGGCCACAGGTGGTCGGCCGATATGCGGGATGGTGCGTACAGAAAGGAAGTGGCTGCTGCACTCTGTGGAGACTCACTGAAAAACGGCGTTCTTCTTCATGCCGGTTTTTTTATTGGCTCCAACGATTTCTATGAGAGTCTGCGCACCATGGACAAGGATGAGCGAAAACTGTTTTCCATGACCGGTGTGGATGTGGTGAACCAGCTGTATGGAGATGAGAAGCTCCGGGCACTGCAGCGCAAGGACGCCCGTTTTATCAATACGGGTATGAAGCTGTCCATTCTGGGAAATGTCTGTTCCGATGCCCTGGAAGATGGTCGTGTTGTTTCCGGCGTTGGCGGTCAGTATAATTTTGTAGCCATGGCCCATGCCCTGAAAGACGCCCGGTTGATCATGATGCTCCGATCCACGGGCTTCAGGGGAGGTAAGACCGTTTCCAATGTGGTCTTTTCCTACGGACATACCACCATTCCCCGGCATCTCAGGGATATGGTGGTTACGGAATACGGTATTGCGGATATCAGGGGGCGATCGGACAGGGAGGTGATTGCCCGGATTCTGGCCGTAACGGATTCCAGATTTCAGGAAGGGCTCCTGAAAAAGGCAAAGGATGCGGGAAAAATCCATCCGCATTACATGATCCCTGATGCCTTCCGGGACAATACGCCCGAGCGTCTGAATGCCCTTGCTGCGAAATATAAGAAACAGGGAGTTTTTGCTCCTTTCCCCTTTGGTTCGGAATTTACCCCGGAGGAGCAGATTCTCGGTAAATCCCTTCGGGGGCTGAAGCAGAGTCTGGCAAAGAAGAAATGGCCTGCCATTGCCGGTATTCTTTCGGGTATGGTGAAGCCCGTTCCCGAAGCCGTCCTGCCTTATCTCCGGCGCATGGAACTCCACGAGCCCGTCGGATTCAAGGAAAAGCTGTTGCGCAGCGTCGTCATCCATGCGCTGGTTTCCGGCGGCAGTCTGGATACGGCGGCAGTCAGACAGGCTGCCGGATCCCCTGGTCGTATGAAGAGTCGTGTGGCTAAAGCGACAGCCCGATAATGCATGACCGGTCCCCTCCAGATTCGGAGGGGACTTTTGGGGACGGGCTTTGTTGCTTTATGCCGTAGCGGTAAGGTCTGGCAGAAAAAGCTGTCCATCCTTTACATCATGGCGAAGCCCTGTCCTTTGCGCTATCCGTATTTTTTTTTTGAATTTTTCGAAAGATGGTGCTGCGGTTGACTTTGAAGATCCGTGCTACCTGCTGGACGGAGCCGTGCCAACGGATGGCACGATCCAGAAAGTCGGACTCAATATCCGCCATTATTTCTTTAAGAGACCGTCCTCCCTGAAGAAGATCGGAATAGGGTTCCGTTTTGGGGGCTTCTTTTCCAAGGATGGATACGGGAAGATCGGCCGGAGCTATGATGGGACCCTGATGGGTGATAATAAGGGAGTGGATAAAATTTTCCAGCTCACGGACATTCCCGGGCCAGCTATAATGACTCATGGCTTTCAGGGTTACATCCATGAAGGCGATGCGTTTATTGTACTTTGCGCTGTACTTTCTGATGAAAGCTTCGGCCAGGGGCTGGATGTCTGCCTGGCGTTCCCGTAGGGGAGGGATGGTAACCGTAGCCACATTGAGACGATAGAAGAGGTCCTGCCTGAATTTTCCCTCTTCAATACGGCTGGCAAGGTCCCGGTTGGTTGCGGCTATGATTCTTGCATCCACCTTCACGGGTCTGCTCCCGCCTATACGCATGATTTCTCCATCCTGAAGAACACGAAGAAGACGGGTTTGCATGGCCAGAGGCATTTCACCTATTTCATCAAGAAAAATCGTACTTTCCTTGGCCAGTTCAAAGTATCCTGCCTTTCCTTTGGTGGAGGCTCCTGTAAAGGCCCCTGGCATGTAACCAAACATTTCCGATTCCACAAGAGATTCGGAGATACTCCCGCAGTCAACCTTCATCATTACCTTATCACTGCGCTGACTCTGGCCGTGAACATAACGGGCAAAGACATCTTTGCCAACGCCGGTTTCACCAAGAATCAGCAGGGTGGCATCGGTTTTTGCCATGGTCTGCAGGAAATTCAGGGTTTCATGCATGACCTCACTGGCAAATATGGGTGTGGTTGTCTGGGACTGTTCCCTTGCCATGTAGGCCATTTGTTCATTGGTCTGTTCAATGAGCTGTTTCTGCAGGGAGACCTGCTCGTTGAGCTGGGTGATCCTTGTGATATCCCGGGCAAAGGTGATGACAAGACGGAGAGCACCCGTTTCGTCAAAAACAGGTGTTCCCGTGAGAACAAGCATTTTACCGTTTCTGAGGCGTTGGGTGTGGGTAACGGTTTTTGCCTTGCGCACGACTTCCGGATTCAGTGCAAGGTCAAAAACGCCTTCTTCCACCAGACTGCGTACCTGACGACCCAGTACCTGATGGCGGGAAAGGCCGGTGAGCTGCTCATACATCCGGTTTACGTATAAGGTAATTCCTTCGAGATTGGTGATAAAGACTCCCTCAGGAATGGCGT
The sequence above is drawn from the Desulfobotulus pelophilus genome and encodes:
- a CDS encoding acetyl-CoA hydrolase/transferase C-terminal domain-containing protein; protein product: MAAETRFMADVEACVDAIIETVGRDVVLGMPLALGKSHHVTNALYARAKADPDMSLTILTALALEKPSPSSELERRMLEPMVDRIWKGVPDFDYMKDYRQGRLPDNVKIREFFYKAGSYMNMPEAQQEYISSNYTHVVRDLEVNAINVYCHIVAKGEENGRLMFSDSCNSDLGRDVIAYMERAKAAGRKVVHVAHVNRHLPFMYGDAVNGPEVFDMVLEGEAMHTPLFSVPKASVAPADHAIGLHVSSLIRDGGTLQIGIGALGDAIADSLILRHEHNDVYRNLLADAGIDEQYGDLVDSLGGRAPFEKGLYGATEMLVEAFLYLYHAGILKRKVYGSEPVQRLVNEGKLAERVHPEALALLLGEKPFYPMLTLEDFSLLQHYGLFREELVYDDFSICESSGHRWSADMRDGAYRKEVAAALCGDSLKNGVLLHAGFFIGSNDFYESLRTMDKDERKLFSMTGVDVVNQLYGDEKLRALQRKDARFINTGMKLSILGNVCSDALEDGRVVSGVGGQYNFVAMAHALKDARLIMMLRSTGFRGGKTVSNVVFSYGHTTIPRHLRDMVVTEYGIADIRGRSDREVIARILAVTDSRFQEGLLKKAKDAGKIHPHYMIPDAFRDNTPERLNALAAKYKKQGVFAPFPFGSEFTPEEQILGKSLRGLKQSLAKKKWPAIAGILSGMVKPVPEAVLPYLRRMELHEPVGFKEKLLRSVVIHALVSGGSLDTAAVRQAAGSPGRMKSRVAKATAR
- a CDS encoding response regulator transcription factor: MPHTARILIVDDHPVFRKGLAQLINEEKDMEVCGEAEDVDTAQQKLVRLDPDMVIIDITLKDKSGLELLAEVQTARPGLPTLIISMHDESLYAERAFRLGAMGYIMKGEMSDTVIQAIRQVLSGRIYASDTMVSRMVGRLTRKTDPASHPVESLSDRELEVFQLMGKGFQRKEIADLLGISVKTVGSYRETIKKKLNVCTSGALMREALDWRRRFP
- a CDS encoding sensor histidine kinase, which codes for MTPLCSPFRQHRLLRLQRQKLERRIRRLEGDAAGLRRAQKDLAKSEETYRTVFANTGTATILIEEDATIAMVNAEFERLSGFSRHEVEGRQVWTVFVENVEDRERMKRYHHLRRINPSAAPRTYECRLKNKNGERLIATMTVAMIPGTQQSIASVLDITQRRKTEEALRKSEEKFAKAFQSTPVAMMIATMSEGRILDVNDTFIKIAGYPRQAIIGSRIRDMDFWPDTGLFKNLARELLARGQFHQREIVYRTHSGDIRNANLSADIVDLGGVPCMLNAILDITEQRRLEKEILRTGEEERRKIGYDLHDDLGQHLVGVEAMARLLHKRLTIAQNPAAALAGEITDLIRSATTKTRDMAKGLCPVNMDAGGLGTALSQLAEQIDNVFHVRCHMEALTRDMKMDHNTAINLYRIAQEAISNALRHGRAERIHMELSCHGQHICLRIQDNGKGLPDPLPDQGMGLGIMAHRARRIGAEFEIRNLHPGVEILCLIPHAS
- a CDS encoding sigma-54 interaction domain-containing protein gives rise to the protein MQPNAKDLLASHSLDILDAIPEGVFITNLEGITLYVNRMYEQLTGLSRHQVLGRQVRSLVEEGVFDLALNPEVVRKAKTVTHTQRLRNGKMLVLTGTPVFDETGALRLVITFARDITRITQLNEQVSLQKQLIEQTNEQMAYMAREQSQTTTPIFASEVMHETLNFLQTMAKTDATLLILGETGVGKDVFARYVHGQSQRSDKVMMKVDCGSISESLVESEMFGYMPGAFTGASTKGKAGYFELAKESTIFLDEIGEMPLAMQTRLLRVLQDGEIMRIGGSRPVKVDARIIAATNRDLASRIEEGKFRQDLFYRLNVATVTIPPLRERQADIQPLAEAFIRKYSAKYNKRIAFMDVTLKAMSHYSWPGNVRELENFIHSLIITHQGPIIAPADLPVSILGKEAPKTEPYSDLLQGGRSLKEIMADIESDFLDRAIRWHGSVQQVARIFKVNRSTIFRKIQKKNTDSAKDRASP
- the gspE gene encoding type II secretion system ATPase GspE, encoding MHEIVAEKLGLSLGCRRELVLSIMKEGEEGLVEGLIKARAGDERSVLAAVSEAFHIPLMLEIEPGSMDFARKVPIHFLKRHLLLPMEGEGRVIMHDPLSLEAAGDLCPLLGTEPLSPVLAPRARILAAINQAYDEARGSAEELAQNLEEESGDSILSEIEEAADLLDDSNDAPIIKLVNHIIAQAVKAKASDIHIEPYQDRFVIRYRMDGMLYELMRPAKWMQAPLVSRIKIMAKLNIAEKRLPQDGRLEVKIGGQSVDVRISTVPTAFGERVVLRLLNKAGNLLTLSDFGMAADTYQTIQRLIHQPNGIILVTGPTGSGKTTTLYAALSEINREDLNIVTIEDPVEYRIPGIGQIQVSPKIGLTFAKGLRSIVRQDPDVILVGEIRDQETAEIAVQSALTGHLVFSTLHTNDSASAITRLVDIGIEPFLIASAVKAVMAQRLVRILCPECKIPYQPLPEEIDTLGPEGECLRSREVFQPVGCTACLQTGYRGRMSIYEIMEMDSTLKKLVLKTSDANPIQNAAVRAGMVTLRKDGIRKIGEGLTTIAEVLRVS